One genomic segment of Musa acuminata AAA Group cultivar baxijiao chromosome BXJ3-3, Cavendish_Baxijiao_AAA, whole genome shotgun sequence includes these proteins:
- the LOC135633588 gene encoding dual specificity protein kinase YAK1 homolog isoform X4, whose translation MDGGGIGKNKPQAFRPCESSQSSSGPSLVFGESCATAKRSLVEKLTKGIVETYRKCNPGFKYSNASNWKRFLTNPSTGVKNDGYDNAYSDLILYVNLVLCSGSKQRYIVKDILGQGTFAQVAKCWDMETNKYVAIKIIKNQPQYYRHGVFEVHILSMLNQKLDPDDEHHIVRMLDYFLFQNHLCISFEMLGSNLYELIKEKKHNGFTLDVIQDLCKQILDALIITRYAGIIHCDLKPENILICTSEKPQKIKVIDFGSACFMSKTIYTYIQSRYYRSPEVLLGYPYTIAIDMWSLGCIVAELYLGFPLFPGESQFDVLKRMTEILGDQPPDNLLRNATKTNNFFKHVGSINQLVDDQSVKINSSAYQILNEEEFEIRGLKRPKIGKKYFSFVKLEDIVAEKAYRKNLPDEQFDKESAMCLALVDFLRGLLEFDPAKRWSPLQASHHPFVTREPFLFLYKPLPETPLTPVSHALQVEHDPRQGHQLAAGLSPEVASINKYLPQNSSKVLLAPSSYESSYGSSESHGSYNYSASLGSGCRSYSLKNSMLDYSPVHSSLFQSAKTGGSVLGVSADARHVPVCHGNGFGVTPSYNFWPTSLGASPSQFTYPSLKVQESKMFQGEYACHSPAEGSFHDFPWGKASKFVREGKHAYNGSLGIQPHENSFKYYHGLCDDETSSSYEDSNHQRFKCHGTSLNQVTYHLVLEIGIPIIGIPLLFRACTVDMHIRCLFHILYLKVHKTHPGILDNSIFSNLITRIQCILIICGIIRRRRGDR comes from the exons ATGGATGGGGGAGGGATTGGAAAGAACAAGCCGCAGGCGTTCCGTCCTTGTGAATCGTCGCAATCTTCCTCCGGACCCTCTCTGGTTTTCGGCGAATCTTGCGCGACTGCGAAACGATCT CTAGTTGAAAAGCTAACCAAAGGCATAGTTGAAACATACCGCAAATGCAACCCTGGTTTCAAGTACTCTAATGCATCGAACTGGAAGCGCTTCCTTACAAATCCTTCTACTGGAGTGAAAAATGATGGCTATGACAATGCATATTCAGATCTTATTTTGTACGTAAATCTTGTATTGTGTTCAGGCTCGAAACAGAG GTACATTGTTAAAGACATACTTGGCCAAGGTACATTTGCTCAGGTTGCTAAATGTTGGGACATGGAGACCAACAAGTATGTTGCCATTAAGATTATCAAAAATCAGCCTCAGTATTATCGACATGGAGTATTTGAAGTCCATATTCTGTCAATG CTCAATCAAAAGCTTGATCCTGATGATGAGCATCACATTGTGCGCATGCTTGactattttttatttcaaaatcatcTTTGCATTTCGTTTGAAATGCTTGGGTCAAATCT GTATGagctaataaaagaaaaaaagcataATGGATTTACATTGGATGTCATACAAGACTTGTGTAAGCAG ATCTTGGATGCATTAATCATCACAAGATATGCTGGTATTATCCATTGTGATTTGAAGCCAGAGAATATCCTTATATGTACAAG TGAGAAACCACAAAAAATTAAAGTAATTGATTTTGGGTCGGCTTGCTTCATGAGTAAGACAATATACACATACATTCAG AGTCGTTATTACAGGTCTCCAGAAGTTCTCCTTGGCTACCC ATATACAATTGCCATTGATATGTGGTCACTTGGGTGCATTGTTGCTGAGTTGTACTTGGGTTTCCCTTTGTTTCCTGGGGAGTCACAATTTGATGTTCTAAAGAGGATGACTGAAATACTTGG TGATCAGCCTCCTGATAATCTCCTTAGGAATGCAACCAAgacaaataatttctttaaacatGTTGGTAGCATAAACCAGTTGGTGGATGACCAGTCTGTCAAGATAAACAGCAGCGCTTACCAAATTCTAAATGAAGAGGAATTTGAAATT AGGGGATTAAAAAGGCCAAagataggaaaaaaatatttcagTTTTGTGAAACTTGAAGATATCGTTGCAGAAAAAGCTTACAGGAAAAACTTGCCAGATGAACAATTTGACAAAG AAAGTGCAATGTGCTTGGCATTGGTTGATTTCTTAAGGGGCCTTCTTGAGTTTGATCCTGCCAAACGATGGTCACCTTTGCAG GCTTCACACCATCCATTTGTTACTAGAGAACCCTTTTTGTTCCTTTACAAACCTCTTCCAGAGACTCCACTCACT CCAGTTTCTCATGCTCTTCAAGTGGAACATGATCCGAGGCAAGGACACCAGCTAGCAGCTGGTCTCTCTCCAGAG GTTGCAAGTATTAACAAATATCTTCCACAGAATAGCTCTAAGGTTTTACTGGCGCCTTCATCCTATGAAAGTAGTTATGGCAGCTCAGAAAGCCATGGAAGCTATAATTATAGTGCTAGTCTTGGAAGTGGTTGCAGAAGTTATTCATTAAAAAATAGCATGTTGGATTACTCACCAGTCCATTCTTCCCTTTTCCAAAGTGCTAAAACAGGGGGATCTGTCCTTGGTGTTAGTGCGGATGCTAGACATGTTCCAGTCTGTCATGGGAATGGTTTTGGTGTAACTCCTAGTTACAATTTCTGGCCAACGTCCCTAGGAGCCAGCCCCTCTCAATTTACTTATCCAAGCTTGAAAGTCCAAGAATCAAAAATGTTTCAAGGAGAGTATGCTTGCCATTCCCCAGCAGAAGGCAGCTTTCATGATTTTCCATGGGGCAAAGCTTCTAAATTTGTTAGAGAAGGCAAACATGCCTATAATGGATCGTTGGGTATTCAACCTCATGAAAATTCATTCAAGTACTATCATGGCCTTTGTGATGATGAGACGAGCTCTAGTTATGAAGACTCAAATCATCAAAGATTT AAGTGTCATGGGACAAGCCTGAATCAAGTTACTTACCATTTGGTCCTGGAGATTGGGATCCCAATTATAG GAATCCCCCTGTTATTCAGGGCTTGCACGGTGGATATGCACATCCGGTGTCTCTTCCACATTCTGTATCTCAAAGTGCACAAAACACACCCAGGCATTTTGGACAACAGTATTTTCAGCAATTTAATCACCCGCATACAATGCATACTCATAATCTGTGGAATCATCAGAAGGCGCAG GGGAGATAGATAG
- the LOC135633588 gene encoding dual specificity protein kinase YAK1 homolog isoform X5, translating into MDGGGIGKNKPQAFRPCESSQSSSGPSLVFGESCATAKRSLVEKLTKGIVETYRKCNPGFKYSNASNWKRFLTNPSTGVKNDGYDNAYSDLILYVNLVLCSGSKQRYIVKDILGQGTFAQVAKCWDMETNKYVAIKIIKNQPQYYRHGVFEVHILSMLNQKLDPDDEHHIVRMLDYFLFQNHLCISFEMLGSNLYELIKEKKHNGFTLDVIQDLCKQILDALIITRYAGIIHCDLKPENILICTSEKPQKIKVIDFGSACFMSKTIYTYIQSRYYRSPEVLLGYPYTIAIDMWSLGCIVAELYLGFPLFPGESQFDVLKRMTEILGDQPPDNLLRNATKTNNFFKHVGSINQLVDDQSVKINSSAYQILNEEEFEIRGLKRPKIGKKYFSFVKLEDIVAEKAYRKNLPDEQFDKESAMCLALVDFLRGLLEFDPAKRWSPLQASHHPFVTREPFLFLYKPLPETPLTPVSHALQVEHDPRQGHQLAAGLSPEVASINKYLPQNSSKVLLAPSSYESSYGSSESHGSYNYSASLGSGCRSYSLKNSMLDYSPVHSSLFQSAKTGGSVLGVSADARHVPVCHGNGFGVTPSYNFWPTSLGASPSQFTYPSLKVQESKMFQGEYACHSPAEGSFHDFPWGKASKFVREGKHAYNGSLGIQPHENSFKYYHGLCDDETSSSYEDSNHQRFVSSSTFSAFHHSNNRTQEVSWDKPESSYLPFGPGDWDPNYRV; encoded by the exons ATGGATGGGGGAGGGATTGGAAAGAACAAGCCGCAGGCGTTCCGTCCTTGTGAATCGTCGCAATCTTCCTCCGGACCCTCTCTGGTTTTCGGCGAATCTTGCGCGACTGCGAAACGATCT CTAGTTGAAAAGCTAACCAAAGGCATAGTTGAAACATACCGCAAATGCAACCCTGGTTTCAAGTACTCTAATGCATCGAACTGGAAGCGCTTCCTTACAAATCCTTCTACTGGAGTGAAAAATGATGGCTATGACAATGCATATTCAGATCTTATTTTGTACGTAAATCTTGTATTGTGTTCAGGCTCGAAACAGAG GTACATTGTTAAAGACATACTTGGCCAAGGTACATTTGCTCAGGTTGCTAAATGTTGGGACATGGAGACCAACAAGTATGTTGCCATTAAGATTATCAAAAATCAGCCTCAGTATTATCGACATGGAGTATTTGAAGTCCATATTCTGTCAATG CTCAATCAAAAGCTTGATCCTGATGATGAGCATCACATTGTGCGCATGCTTGactattttttatttcaaaatcatcTTTGCATTTCGTTTGAAATGCTTGGGTCAAATCT GTATGagctaataaaagaaaaaaagcataATGGATTTACATTGGATGTCATACAAGACTTGTGTAAGCAG ATCTTGGATGCATTAATCATCACAAGATATGCTGGTATTATCCATTGTGATTTGAAGCCAGAGAATATCCTTATATGTACAAG TGAGAAACCACAAAAAATTAAAGTAATTGATTTTGGGTCGGCTTGCTTCATGAGTAAGACAATATACACATACATTCAG AGTCGTTATTACAGGTCTCCAGAAGTTCTCCTTGGCTACCC ATATACAATTGCCATTGATATGTGGTCACTTGGGTGCATTGTTGCTGAGTTGTACTTGGGTTTCCCTTTGTTTCCTGGGGAGTCACAATTTGATGTTCTAAAGAGGATGACTGAAATACTTGG TGATCAGCCTCCTGATAATCTCCTTAGGAATGCAACCAAgacaaataatttctttaaacatGTTGGTAGCATAAACCAGTTGGTGGATGACCAGTCTGTCAAGATAAACAGCAGCGCTTACCAAATTCTAAATGAAGAGGAATTTGAAATT AGGGGATTAAAAAGGCCAAagataggaaaaaaatatttcagTTTTGTGAAACTTGAAGATATCGTTGCAGAAAAAGCTTACAGGAAAAACTTGCCAGATGAACAATTTGACAAAG AAAGTGCAATGTGCTTGGCATTGGTTGATTTCTTAAGGGGCCTTCTTGAGTTTGATCCTGCCAAACGATGGTCACCTTTGCAG GCTTCACACCATCCATTTGTTACTAGAGAACCCTTTTTGTTCCTTTACAAACCTCTTCCAGAGACTCCACTCACT CCAGTTTCTCATGCTCTTCAAGTGGAACATGATCCGAGGCAAGGACACCAGCTAGCAGCTGGTCTCTCTCCAGAG GTTGCAAGTATTAACAAATATCTTCCACAGAATAGCTCTAAGGTTTTACTGGCGCCTTCATCCTATGAAAGTAGTTATGGCAGCTCAGAAAGCCATGGAAGCTATAATTATAGTGCTAGTCTTGGAAGTGGTTGCAGAAGTTATTCATTAAAAAATAGCATGTTGGATTACTCACCAGTCCATTCTTCCCTTTTCCAAAGTGCTAAAACAGGGGGATCTGTCCTTGGTGTTAGTGCGGATGCTAGACATGTTCCAGTCTGTCATGGGAATGGTTTTGGTGTAACTCCTAGTTACAATTTCTGGCCAACGTCCCTAGGAGCCAGCCCCTCTCAATTTACTTATCCAAGCTTGAAAGTCCAAGAATCAAAAATGTTTCAAGGAGAGTATGCTTGCCATTCCCCAGCAGAAGGCAGCTTTCATGATTTTCCATGGGGCAAAGCTTCTAAATTTGTTAGAGAAGGCAAACATGCCTATAATGGATCGTTGGGTATTCAACCTCATGAAAATTCATTCAAGTACTATCATGGCCTTTGTGATGATGAGACGAGCTCTAGTTATGAAGACTCAAATCATCAAAGATTTGTAAGTTCTAGTACTTTTTCAGCCTTTCATCATTCTAACAACAGGACACAAG AAGTGTCATGGGACAAGCCTGAATCAAGTTACTTACCATTTGGTCCTGGAGATTGGGATCCCAATTATAG GGTTTGA
- the LOC135633588 gene encoding dual specificity protein kinase YAK1 homolog isoform X2, which produces MDGGGIGKNKPQAFRPCESSQSSSGPSLVFGESCATAKRSLVEKLTKGIVETYRKCNPGFKYSNASNWKRFLTNPSTGVKNDGYDNAYSDLILYVNLVLCSGSKQRYIVKDILGQGTFAQVAKCWDMETNKYVAIKIIKNQPQYYRHGVFEVHILSMLNQKLDPDDEHHIVRMLDYFLFQNHLCISFEMLGSNLYELIKEKKHNGFTLDVIQDLCKQILDALIITRYAGIIHCDLKPENILICTSEKPQKIKVIDFGSACFMSKTIYTYIQSRYYRSPEVLLGYPYTIAIDMWSLGCIVAELYLGFPLFPGESQFDVLKRMTEILGDQPPDNLLRNATKTNNFFKHVGSINQLVDDQSVKINSSAYQILNEEEFEIRGLKRPKIGKKYFSFVKLEDIVAEKAYRKNLPDEQFDKESAMCLALVDFLRGLLEFDPAKRWSPLQASHHPFVTREPFLFLYKPLPETPLTPVSHALQVEHDPRQGHQLAAGLSPEVASINKYLPQNSSKVLLAPSSYESSYGSSESHGSYNYSASLGSGCRSYSLKNSMLDYSPVHSSLFQSAKTGGSVLGVSADARHVPVCHGNGFGVTPSYNFWPTSLGASPSQFTYPSLKVQESKMFQGEYACHSPAEGSFHDFPWGKASKFVREGKHAYNGSLGIQPHENSFKYYHGLCDDETSSSYEDSNHQRFKCHGTSLNQVTYHLVLEIGIPIIGFDSVICLGCSIDLSNQTSGIGTSPLNHQQALVGSNYMYADARNPPVIQGLHGGYAHPVSLPHSVSQSAQNTPRHFGQQYFQQFNHPHTMHTHNLWNHQKAQGR; this is translated from the exons ATGGATGGGGGAGGGATTGGAAAGAACAAGCCGCAGGCGTTCCGTCCTTGTGAATCGTCGCAATCTTCCTCCGGACCCTCTCTGGTTTTCGGCGAATCTTGCGCGACTGCGAAACGATCT CTAGTTGAAAAGCTAACCAAAGGCATAGTTGAAACATACCGCAAATGCAACCCTGGTTTCAAGTACTCTAATGCATCGAACTGGAAGCGCTTCCTTACAAATCCTTCTACTGGAGTGAAAAATGATGGCTATGACAATGCATATTCAGATCTTATTTTGTACGTAAATCTTGTATTGTGTTCAGGCTCGAAACAGAG GTACATTGTTAAAGACATACTTGGCCAAGGTACATTTGCTCAGGTTGCTAAATGTTGGGACATGGAGACCAACAAGTATGTTGCCATTAAGATTATCAAAAATCAGCCTCAGTATTATCGACATGGAGTATTTGAAGTCCATATTCTGTCAATG CTCAATCAAAAGCTTGATCCTGATGATGAGCATCACATTGTGCGCATGCTTGactattttttatttcaaaatcatcTTTGCATTTCGTTTGAAATGCTTGGGTCAAATCT GTATGagctaataaaagaaaaaaagcataATGGATTTACATTGGATGTCATACAAGACTTGTGTAAGCAG ATCTTGGATGCATTAATCATCACAAGATATGCTGGTATTATCCATTGTGATTTGAAGCCAGAGAATATCCTTATATGTACAAG TGAGAAACCACAAAAAATTAAAGTAATTGATTTTGGGTCGGCTTGCTTCATGAGTAAGACAATATACACATACATTCAG AGTCGTTATTACAGGTCTCCAGAAGTTCTCCTTGGCTACCC ATATACAATTGCCATTGATATGTGGTCACTTGGGTGCATTGTTGCTGAGTTGTACTTGGGTTTCCCTTTGTTTCCTGGGGAGTCACAATTTGATGTTCTAAAGAGGATGACTGAAATACTTGG TGATCAGCCTCCTGATAATCTCCTTAGGAATGCAACCAAgacaaataatttctttaaacatGTTGGTAGCATAAACCAGTTGGTGGATGACCAGTCTGTCAAGATAAACAGCAGCGCTTACCAAATTCTAAATGAAGAGGAATTTGAAATT AGGGGATTAAAAAGGCCAAagataggaaaaaaatatttcagTTTTGTGAAACTTGAAGATATCGTTGCAGAAAAAGCTTACAGGAAAAACTTGCCAGATGAACAATTTGACAAAG AAAGTGCAATGTGCTTGGCATTGGTTGATTTCTTAAGGGGCCTTCTTGAGTTTGATCCTGCCAAACGATGGTCACCTTTGCAG GCTTCACACCATCCATTTGTTACTAGAGAACCCTTTTTGTTCCTTTACAAACCTCTTCCAGAGACTCCACTCACT CCAGTTTCTCATGCTCTTCAAGTGGAACATGATCCGAGGCAAGGACACCAGCTAGCAGCTGGTCTCTCTCCAGAG GTTGCAAGTATTAACAAATATCTTCCACAGAATAGCTCTAAGGTTTTACTGGCGCCTTCATCCTATGAAAGTAGTTATGGCAGCTCAGAAAGCCATGGAAGCTATAATTATAGTGCTAGTCTTGGAAGTGGTTGCAGAAGTTATTCATTAAAAAATAGCATGTTGGATTACTCACCAGTCCATTCTTCCCTTTTCCAAAGTGCTAAAACAGGGGGATCTGTCCTTGGTGTTAGTGCGGATGCTAGACATGTTCCAGTCTGTCATGGGAATGGTTTTGGTGTAACTCCTAGTTACAATTTCTGGCCAACGTCCCTAGGAGCCAGCCCCTCTCAATTTACTTATCCAAGCTTGAAAGTCCAAGAATCAAAAATGTTTCAAGGAGAGTATGCTTGCCATTCCCCAGCAGAAGGCAGCTTTCATGATTTTCCATGGGGCAAAGCTTCTAAATTTGTTAGAGAAGGCAAACATGCCTATAATGGATCGTTGGGTATTCAACCTCATGAAAATTCATTCAAGTACTATCATGGCCTTTGTGATGATGAGACGAGCTCTAGTTATGAAGACTCAAATCATCAAAGATTT AAGTGTCATGGGACAAGCCTGAATCAAGTTACTTACCATTTGGTCCTGGAGATTGGGATCCCAATTATAG GGTTTGACAGTGTTATCTGCCTTGGTTGCTCAATCGATTTGAGTAATCAAACAAGTGGAATTGGTACTTCCCCCTTGAACCATCAACAGGCACTTGTGGGCTCAAATTATATGTATGCAGATGCAAG GAATCCCCCTGTTATTCAGGGCTTGCACGGTGGATATGCACATCCGGTGTCTCTTCCACATTCTGTATCTCAAAGTGCACAAAACACACCCAGGCATTTTGGACAACAGTATTTTCAGCAATTTAATCACCCGCATACAATGCATACTCATAATCTGTGGAATCATCAGAAGGCGCAG GGGAGATAG
- the LOC135633588 gene encoding dual specificity protein kinase YAK1 homolog isoform X3: MDGGGIGKNKPQAFRPCESSQSSSGPSLVFGESCATAKRSLVEKLTKGIVETYRKCNPGFKYSNASNWKRFLTNPSTGVKNDGYDNAYSDLILYVNLVLCSGSKQRYIVKDILGQGTFAQVAKCWDMETNKYVAIKIIKNQPQYYRHGVFEVHILSMLNQKLDPDDEHHIVRMLDYFLFQNHLCISFEMLGSNLYELIKEKKHNGFTLDVIQDLCKQILDALIITRYAGIIHCDLKPENILICTSEKPQKIKVIDFGSACFMSKTIYTYIQSRYYRSPEVLLGYPYTIAIDMWSLGCIVAELYLGFPLFPGESQFDVLKRMTEILGDQPPDNLLRNATKTNNFFKHVGSINQLVDDQSVKINSSAYQILNEEEFEIRGLKRPKIGKKYFSFVKLEDIVAEKAYRKNLPDEQFDKESAMCLALVDFLRGLLEFDPAKRWSPLQASHHPFVTREPFLFLYKPLPETPLTPVSHALQVEHDPRQGHQLAAGLSPEVASINKYLPQNSSKVLLAPSSYESSYGSSESHGSYNYSASLGSGCRSYSLKNSMLDYSPVHSSLFQSAKTGGSVLGVSADARHVPVCHGNGFGVTPSYNFWPTSLGASPSQFTYPSLKVQESKMFQGEYACHSPAEGSFHDFPWGKASKFVREGKHAYNGSLGIQPHENSFKYYHGLCDDETSSSYEDSNHQRFVSSSTFSAFHHSNNRTQEVSWDKPESSYLPFGPGDWDPNYRNPPVIQGLHGGYAHPVSLPHSVSQSAQNTPRHFGQQYFQQFNHPHTMHTHNLWNHQKAQGR, encoded by the exons ATGGATGGGGGAGGGATTGGAAAGAACAAGCCGCAGGCGTTCCGTCCTTGTGAATCGTCGCAATCTTCCTCCGGACCCTCTCTGGTTTTCGGCGAATCTTGCGCGACTGCGAAACGATCT CTAGTTGAAAAGCTAACCAAAGGCATAGTTGAAACATACCGCAAATGCAACCCTGGTTTCAAGTACTCTAATGCATCGAACTGGAAGCGCTTCCTTACAAATCCTTCTACTGGAGTGAAAAATGATGGCTATGACAATGCATATTCAGATCTTATTTTGTACGTAAATCTTGTATTGTGTTCAGGCTCGAAACAGAG GTACATTGTTAAAGACATACTTGGCCAAGGTACATTTGCTCAGGTTGCTAAATGTTGGGACATGGAGACCAACAAGTATGTTGCCATTAAGATTATCAAAAATCAGCCTCAGTATTATCGACATGGAGTATTTGAAGTCCATATTCTGTCAATG CTCAATCAAAAGCTTGATCCTGATGATGAGCATCACATTGTGCGCATGCTTGactattttttatttcaaaatcatcTTTGCATTTCGTTTGAAATGCTTGGGTCAAATCT GTATGagctaataaaagaaaaaaagcataATGGATTTACATTGGATGTCATACAAGACTTGTGTAAGCAG ATCTTGGATGCATTAATCATCACAAGATATGCTGGTATTATCCATTGTGATTTGAAGCCAGAGAATATCCTTATATGTACAAG TGAGAAACCACAAAAAATTAAAGTAATTGATTTTGGGTCGGCTTGCTTCATGAGTAAGACAATATACACATACATTCAG AGTCGTTATTACAGGTCTCCAGAAGTTCTCCTTGGCTACCC ATATACAATTGCCATTGATATGTGGTCACTTGGGTGCATTGTTGCTGAGTTGTACTTGGGTTTCCCTTTGTTTCCTGGGGAGTCACAATTTGATGTTCTAAAGAGGATGACTGAAATACTTGG TGATCAGCCTCCTGATAATCTCCTTAGGAATGCAACCAAgacaaataatttctttaaacatGTTGGTAGCATAAACCAGTTGGTGGATGACCAGTCTGTCAAGATAAACAGCAGCGCTTACCAAATTCTAAATGAAGAGGAATTTGAAATT AGGGGATTAAAAAGGCCAAagataggaaaaaaatatttcagTTTTGTGAAACTTGAAGATATCGTTGCAGAAAAAGCTTACAGGAAAAACTTGCCAGATGAACAATTTGACAAAG AAAGTGCAATGTGCTTGGCATTGGTTGATTTCTTAAGGGGCCTTCTTGAGTTTGATCCTGCCAAACGATGGTCACCTTTGCAG GCTTCACACCATCCATTTGTTACTAGAGAACCCTTTTTGTTCCTTTACAAACCTCTTCCAGAGACTCCACTCACT CCAGTTTCTCATGCTCTTCAAGTGGAACATGATCCGAGGCAAGGACACCAGCTAGCAGCTGGTCTCTCTCCAGAG GTTGCAAGTATTAACAAATATCTTCCACAGAATAGCTCTAAGGTTTTACTGGCGCCTTCATCCTATGAAAGTAGTTATGGCAGCTCAGAAAGCCATGGAAGCTATAATTATAGTGCTAGTCTTGGAAGTGGTTGCAGAAGTTATTCATTAAAAAATAGCATGTTGGATTACTCACCAGTCCATTCTTCCCTTTTCCAAAGTGCTAAAACAGGGGGATCTGTCCTTGGTGTTAGTGCGGATGCTAGACATGTTCCAGTCTGTCATGGGAATGGTTTTGGTGTAACTCCTAGTTACAATTTCTGGCCAACGTCCCTAGGAGCCAGCCCCTCTCAATTTACTTATCCAAGCTTGAAAGTCCAAGAATCAAAAATGTTTCAAGGAGAGTATGCTTGCCATTCCCCAGCAGAAGGCAGCTTTCATGATTTTCCATGGGGCAAAGCTTCTAAATTTGTTAGAGAAGGCAAACATGCCTATAATGGATCGTTGGGTATTCAACCTCATGAAAATTCATTCAAGTACTATCATGGCCTTTGTGATGATGAGACGAGCTCTAGTTATGAAGACTCAAATCATCAAAGATTTGTAAGTTCTAGTACTTTTTCAGCCTTTCATCATTCTAACAACAGGACACAAG AAGTGTCATGGGACAAGCCTGAATCAAGTTACTTACCATTTGGTCCTGGAGATTGGGATCCCAATTATAG GAATCCCCCTGTTATTCAGGGCTTGCACGGTGGATATGCACATCCGGTGTCTCTTCCACATTCTGTATCTCAAAGTGCACAAAACACACCCAGGCATTTTGGACAACAGTATTTTCAGCAATTTAATCACCCGCATACAATGCATACTCATAATCTGTGGAATCATCAGAAGGCGCAG GGGAGATAG